The following proteins are encoded in a genomic region of Sulfurospirillum arsenophilum NBRC 109478:
- the gltB gene encoding glutamate synthase large subunit codes for MDLITGFKDNCGFGLIANIKNIPTHENVEDAITALERMMHRGAIAADGKSGDGSGLLFSMPEDFMKKEAHKLGVDLPKQFAVAMIFLNTDEQKRIFEETCEQNDLKVLLYRDVPVKTKALGKLALDSLPQIVQAFVTSSSLVATKRFEALLYLTRKMIEKRLSTESDFYIASFSSKVISYKGLVMPTYIKTFFPDLSDSDFKATFALFHQRFSTNTLPKWKLAQPFRTLAHNGEINSISANRFYTQVKSECIKSGIFSDEELQKLYPLTTNDVSDSASLDNMFEFMLINGFDFFKAVRSLIPAPWQNAPHMDSELRAFYEFSSINFEPWDGPAAISLTDGRHIACVLDRNGLRPAKYIITKDDRIIISSEYGVLDIEEDNIIERGRLQSGQMIGLDLKFGKIMKNDDINDYLKSSNTYTEWLNKGLVYLQEFVDIPFSKTTDYVRENLELEQRYFNITQEVKNMVIEPMMKDGKEGVGSMGDDTPMAAFSKVQRNFSDYFKQKFAQVTNPPIDPIREKVVMSLNTSFGEIRNILEENPGHAVRIKSISPIMMQEKYEVLDSFGDPSKPRYKDEYKNRYFSTLFEDNLKGSLEDLAYDIAQAVKNDGIRIIFLDDRGITAKLKPMPMIMVIGRVNQILLDEGVRSLTSIVAISGEAIDTHSCACMVGFGASAIYPYLLYATVLDECKKSEMGSYEIKTKLKNVNHALGQGLLKVMSKMGIATIASYRNSALFDVLGLGKDVVHECFDGAISLIPGLGYEDVEERLGRNHHLAYELNITKKLFPLEIGGFYKYIDGQEYHDYHPHAIHAIHKATVTGDKKDFHEFTKMVNHRGLKMIRDFFELKSDREPIALEKVESKEAIFKRFATAAMSLGSISPEAHEALGEAMNKIGGMSNSGEGGESPERLKTNKNSRIKQIASGRFGVTPEYLRSATEIQIKVAQGAKPGEGGQLPGHKVTPLIASLRYTIPGVTLISPPPHHDIYSIEDLAQLIFDMKQINPEAIITVKLVSTAGVGTIAAGVAKAYADKIIISGGDGGTGAAPLTSIKFAGNPWEIGLSEAHNALKANHLRDSVHLQTDGGLKTGLDVIKAALLGAESYAFGTLSLTIIGCKVLRVCHLNRCSVGVATQDEKLREHFVGTVDKLINFFTLLAEDVREILAHLGYTHMEEIIGRSDLLSVIDDAFAKKFDFSSVLMRLEGPDTHNGKSNDPFDKNEFEKDILKDIYKVIENPDEKIVLHKNICNTNRSFGTLISGEIAKFYGNKGLKDDSIVFRLNGVAGQSLGAFLANGININLKGTANDYVGKGMNGGKIVIAPKYQGRGYACAGNTCLYGATGGKLYVAGIVGERFCVRNSGATSVVEGTGDHACEYMTGGVVAILGNTGVNFGAGMTGGVAFVYDETRDFIDKLNQELVIAERVDTDDMDEARHFLKRLLRTHINETASFKATQILENFRHAVRDFWMVRPKDMTKVPLNPEQGD; via the coding sequence ATGGATCTTATTACTGGATTTAAAGACAATTGCGGTTTTGGATTAATCGCAAACATTAAAAACATTCCAACCCATGAAAATGTTGAAGATGCTATCACGGCATTAGAGAGAATGATGCACAGAGGCGCTATTGCTGCAGATGGCAAAAGTGGCGATGGTAGTGGACTCCTTTTCTCCATGCCAGAAGACTTCATGAAAAAAGAAGCGCACAAATTAGGTGTGGATCTTCCAAAGCAATTTGCTGTTGCTATGATTTTCTTAAATACCGATGAACAAAAAAGAATTTTTGAAGAGACCTGTGAGCAAAACGATCTTAAAGTTCTTTTATACAGAGATGTTCCTGTTAAAACGAAAGCACTTGGGAAATTGGCTCTGGATTCTTTACCTCAAATCGTACAAGCTTTTGTAACGTCATCTTCTTTGGTTGCAACCAAACGTTTTGAAGCACTTTTATATCTTACTCGCAAAATGATTGAAAAAAGACTCTCAACTGAATCTGATTTTTATATTGCGTCTTTTTCAAGCAAGGTGATTTCGTATAAAGGTTTGGTGATGCCAACCTACATCAAAACCTTTTTCCCAGATTTGAGCGACAGTGATTTTAAAGCAACCTTTGCATTGTTTCACCAACGCTTTTCAACCAATACCTTACCAAAATGGAAATTGGCGCAACCGTTCCGTACATTAGCACACAATGGTGAAATTAACTCTATTTCAGCGAATCGTTTCTATACTCAAGTTAAAAGTGAATGTATCAAAAGTGGTATTTTTTCTGATGAAGAGCTTCAAAAACTCTATCCATTGACGACTAATGATGTCAGCGATAGTGCAAGTTTAGACAATATGTTTGAATTTATGCTGATTAATGGATTTGACTTTTTCAAAGCCGTTCGTTCACTTATCCCAGCTCCATGGCAAAATGCACCGCATATGGACTCAGAACTTAGAGCCTTTTATGAATTTTCAAGTATCAATTTTGAGCCATGGGATGGTCCAGCGGCTATCTCTTTAACCGATGGTCGCCATATTGCCTGTGTTTTGGATAGAAATGGGTTACGTCCTGCTAAATACATCATCACCAAAGATGATCGTATTATCATCTCATCTGAGTATGGTGTTTTAGACATTGAAGAAGATAACATCATTGAGCGTGGTCGTTTACAAAGTGGTCAAATGATCGGTCTTGATCTTAAATTTGGCAAGATCATGAAAAATGATGACATCAATGACTACCTTAAAAGCTCAAATACTTATACCGAATGGTTGAACAAAGGACTTGTTTATTTGCAAGAGTTTGTGGACATTCCTTTTTCCAAAACAACAGACTATGTGCGTGAAAACTTAGAACTTGAGCAACGTTACTTTAACATTACTCAAGAAGTGAAAAATATGGTCATTGAGCCGATGATGAAAGATGGTAAAGAGGGTGTTGGCTCTATGGGTGATGACACGCCTATGGCTGCGTTTAGTAAAGTACAACGCAATTTTAGCGACTATTTTAAACAAAAATTTGCACAAGTAACGAATCCTCCGATTGATCCGATTCGTGAAAAAGTGGTTATGAGTTTAAATACGAGCTTTGGCGAAATTCGCAATATTCTTGAAGAAAACCCAGGACATGCTGTACGTATTAAATCTATTTCACCGATTATGATGCAGGAGAAGTATGAAGTACTAGATTCGTTTGGTGATCCTAGTAAACCACGCTATAAAGATGAGTATAAAAATCGCTATTTTTCGACGCTCTTTGAAGATAACCTCAAAGGAAGCCTTGAAGATTTGGCATACGACATTGCTCAAGCGGTTAAAAATGATGGCATACGCATTATTTTCCTCGATGATCGTGGTATTACTGCAAAACTTAAACCAATGCCGATGATTATGGTCATTGGTCGAGTGAATCAAATATTGCTTGATGAGGGTGTTCGCTCACTCACTTCAATTGTTGCCATTTCGGGTGAAGCGATTGATACGCATTCGTGTGCATGTATGGTTGGATTTGGTGCCAGTGCTATTTATCCATACTTACTTTATGCAACCGTTTTAGACGAATGCAAAAAAAGCGAGATGGGCTCTTATGAGATCAAAACAAAACTTAAAAATGTCAATCATGCCCTTGGTCAAGGACTTTTAAAAGTTATGTCAAAAATGGGTATTGCAACGATTGCATCGTATCGCAATTCAGCACTCTTTGATGTTTTAGGTCTTGGTAAAGATGTCGTTCATGAGTGTTTTGATGGTGCTATTTCATTGATTCCAGGACTGGGTTATGAAGATGTTGAAGAGCGTTTAGGTCGTAATCATCATTTAGCCTATGAACTTAATATCACGAAAAAACTTTTTCCTCTTGAGATTGGTGGTTTTTACAAATACATTGATGGACAAGAGTACCATGATTATCATCCACATGCGATTCACGCGATCCATAAAGCAACGGTAACGGGAGATAAAAAAGATTTCCATGAGTTTACAAAGATGGTGAATCATCGTGGACTCAAGATGATCAGAGATTTCTTTGAGCTCAAATCCGATCGTGAGCCAATTGCATTAGAGAAAGTAGAATCTAAAGAAGCTATCTTTAAACGTTTTGCAACCGCAGCAATGAGTCTAGGTTCTATCTCTCCTGAAGCGCATGAGGCACTGGGTGAAGCCATGAATAAGATTGGTGGTATGAGTAACTCAGGTGAGGGTGGTGAATCACCAGAGCGTCTTAAAACCAATAAGAACTCACGCATTAAACAGATTGCATCGGGTCGTTTTGGTGTAACGCCTGAATACCTACGCAGTGCGACTGAGATACAGATCAAAGTAGCGCAAGGTGCAAAACCAGGTGAGGGTGGACAGCTTCCAGGTCATAAAGTTACACCACTGATTGCAAGTTTACGTTATACGATCCCAGGTGTTACACTGATTTCACCACCGCCTCATCACGATATTTACTCTATCGAGGATTTGGCTCAGCTCATTTTTGATATGAAACAGATTAACCCAGAGGCGATTATTACCGTTAAATTGGTTTCAACTGCAGGTGTTGGAACGATTGCAGCGGGTGTGGCTAAAGCGTATGCCGACAAGATCATCATCTCTGGTGGTGACGGTGGTACGGGTGCTGCACCTCTTACATCCATCAAATTTGCGGGAAATCCGTGGGAAATTGGTTTAAGTGAAGCACACAATGCCCTGAAAGCAAACCACTTAAGAGACAGTGTTCATCTTCAAACCGATGGTGGATTAAAAACGGGTCTGGATGTCATCAAAGCAGCCCTTTTGGGTGCCGAGAGTTACGCGTTTGGAACACTCTCTTTAACCATCATTGGGTGTAAAGTGCTTCGCGTTTGTCACTTAAATCGCTGTTCAGTGGGTGTGGCAACACAAGATGAGAAGCTGAGAGAGCATTTTGTAGGAACGGTGGATAAACTCATTAACTTCTTTACTCTCTTAGCGGAAGATGTGAGAGAAATTTTGGCGCACCTTGGTTACACGCATATGGAAGAGATTATTGGGCGAAGTGATCTTCTAAGCGTAATCGATGATGCGTTTGCGAAGAAGTTTGATTTTTCATCCGTCCTTATGCGACTAGAAGGTCCAGATACGCACAATGGTAAGTCAAATGATCCTTTTGATAAAAATGAGTTTGAAAAAGATATTTTAAAAGACATTTACAAAGTTATCGAAAATCCAGATGAAAAAATTGTCTTGCATAAAAATATTTGCAATACAAACCGAAGTTTTGGTACGCTCATTAGTGGTGAGATCGCAAAGTTCTATGGTAACAAGGGACTTAAGGATGATAGCATTGTCTTTAGACTCAATGGTGTTGCCGGACAATCGTTAGGTGCATTTTTAGCCAATGGTATCAACATTAACCTCAAAGGTACTGCGAATGACTATGTGGGTAAAGGAATGAATGGCGGTAAAATTGTCATTGCTCCAAAATACCAAGGCAGAGGTTATGCGTGTGCGGGAAATACATGTCTGTACGGTGCAACAGGTGGTAAGTTGTATGTCGCAGGTATTGTAGGAGAGCGTTTTTGTGTGAGAAACTCAGGTGCAACTTCTGTGGTTGAAGGAACAGGAGATCATGCATGTGAGTATATGACTGGCGGTGTTGTTGCAATTCTTGGAAATACAGGCGTTAACTTTGGCGCTGGTATGACGGGTGGTGTGGCATTTGTTTATGATGAGACACGTGATTTTATCGATAAACTCAACCAAGAGCTTGTCATTGCAGAACGCGTTGATACCGATGATATGGACGAAGCGCGTCACTTTTTGAAGAGACTTTTACGAACCCATATTAATGAGACAGCAAGTTTTAAAGCAACACAAATTTTAGAGAATTTCCGCCACGCGGTAAGAGATTTTTGGATGGTGCGACCTAAAGATATGACGAAGGTGCCACTCAATCCGGAGCAAGGAGACTAA
- a CDS encoding glutamate synthase subunit beta, whose amino-acid sequence MQNFVNEERCEPRKRSTGDRVKDFKEIYEVLSKEDASLQADRCIQCGDPFCHSKCPLHNYIPFWLKATSAMKRDLAFNLSNETNPYPEITGRICPQDRLCEGDCTLNDGHGAITIGAIETFISEEGFKKGLKPSFPGITTKKKVAVIGAGPAGLACATYLLRAGIAVSMYDKQNRAGGLLTYGIPGFKLDKDVVARRVRWLQDAGMDLHANTHVGKEISFDEIAHSHDALFLGIGAESPRKANIANENANGVFMAIDFLRSIQKKLFNESYDKKFEVKGKNVVVIGGGDTAMDCLRTSIREGAKSVTCLYRRDKYNMPGSKKEFKNAIEEGAEFVYNVTPKEILVNSEGQAIGIDMHKTILGAKDANCRQCVEIVKGGDFRVDADVIIFALGFTPAVPTFLAENGIEVNKSGCIVVNHEYQTSKSGVYAGGDCKRGSDLVVTAAKEGKEAALSIIKKLLG is encoded by the coding sequence ATGCAAAATTTTGTCAATGAAGAGAGATGTGAGCCTAGAAAACGCTCAACCGGTGATAGAGTTAAAGACTTTAAAGAGATATATGAAGTTTTGAGTAAAGAAGATGCATCTTTGCAAGCCGATCGCTGTATTCAATGTGGCGATCCTTTTTGCCATAGCAAATGTCCTTTGCACAACTACATTCCTTTTTGGTTAAAAGCGACCAGTGCGATGAAACGTGATCTTGCGTTTAATCTCTCGAATGAGACAAACCCCTATCCAGAGATTACAGGGCGGATTTGTCCACAAGATCGTCTTTGTGAGGGTGATTGTACGCTCAATGATGGACATGGTGCGATTACCATCGGTGCCATTGAGACCTTTATTTCCGAAGAGGGCTTTAAAAAAGGGTTGAAACCAAGTTTTCCAGGCATTACCACTAAGAAAAAAGTGGCAGTTATTGGTGCTGGCCCTGCTGGACTTGCCTGTGCGACCTATCTTTTAAGAGCAGGTATAGCGGTCAGTATGTACGACAAACAAAACAGAGCGGGTGGACTTTTAACGTATGGAATTCCTGGCTTTAAACTCGATAAAGACGTGGTTGCTCGTCGTGTTAGATGGCTTCAAGATGCGGGTATGGATTTGCATGCAAATACGCATGTGGGTAAAGAGATCAGTTTTGATGAGATTGCGCACAGCCATGACGCACTTTTCTTAGGCATTGGTGCGGAAAGTCCTCGTAAAGCCAACATTGCGAATGAAAATGCCAATGGCGTCTTTATGGCAATCGATTTTTTACGCTCAATTCAGAAAAAACTTTTCAATGAGAGCTACGATAAAAAATTTGAAGTCAAAGGCAAAAACGTTGTGGTCATCGGTGGTGGTGACACAGCAATGGACTGTTTAAGAACGTCTATTCGCGAAGGTGCTAAGAGTGTAACGTGTTTATACCGACGTGATAAATACAATATGCCAGGCTCCAAAAAAGAGTTTAAAAATGCGATTGAAGAGGGTGCGGAGTTTGTTTATAACGTTACTCCTAAAGAGATTTTGGTGAACTCAGAAGGACAAGCGATTGGGATTGATATGCACAAAACGATTTTGGGTGCTAAAGATGCAAACTGTCGTCAGTGTGTTGAGATCGTTAAAGGTGGCGATTTTAGAGTCGATGCCGATGTCATCATCTTCGCACTTGGCTTTACACCAGCTGTACCTACTTTCTTGGCCGAAAATGGCATAGAGGTTAATAAATCAGGTTGTATCGTCGTCAACCACGAATACCAAACAAGCAAATCAGGTGTTTATGCAGGAGGCGATTGTAAACGAGGTTCAGACCTTGTGGTAACCGCTGCTAAAGAGGGCAAAGAAGCCGCACTTAGCATCATAAAAAAATTGCTTGGATAA
- a CDS encoding inositol monophosphatase family protein: MSFIEAALRANLEVSDLLHVKGLSASQHQSFDIGAGGDLSSGIDLEAEQIFMKHLLPFGEIISEESGVIQSSNTSARIVLDPIDGSDNLLSHLPYFGTSIAYFEHDKCTKAIITNLANGDVFIKDANGLRQGKIGKNTFSLVTCNAFSKVGIFERSYCSVRVHDKLQSASIKYRSPGAFALSLAYAHDVSFVLYEGVMRTYDVEAGLFMCEDLYTLYEDDIFLVSKDKEIFDKIKSLFISN; encoded by the coding sequence GTGAGTTTTATAGAAGCCGCACTCAGGGCAAATCTTGAAGTATCGGATCTTTTACATGTAAAAGGGTTGAGTGCATCACAGCACCAATCCTTCGACATTGGAGCAGGAGGAGACCTTAGCTCTGGCATTGATCTTGAGGCTGAGCAAATTTTTATGAAACATCTTTTGCCTTTTGGCGAGATTATCTCCGAAGAGAGTGGGGTGATACAAAGCTCCAATACCTCTGCTCGCATTGTCCTTGACCCCATTGATGGCAGTGATAACCTCCTTTCACATCTTCCTTATTTTGGTACCTCCATTGCCTATTTTGAACACGATAAATGCACAAAAGCTATCATCACTAATTTAGCCAATGGTGATGTTTTTATAAAAGATGCAAACGGTTTACGCCAAGGAAAAATAGGAAAAAATACATTTAGTTTGGTTACATGTAATGCTTTTTCCAAGGTAGGAATCTTTGAGCGCTCTTACTGCTCAGTACGTGTTCATGATAAGCTTCAAAGTGCTTCTATTAAGTATCGCTCTCCGGGAGCATTTGCACTCTCCTTAGCCTATGCACACGATGTTTCGTTTGTGCTTTATGAGGGCGTTATGCGTACCTACGATGTTGAAGCAGGACTCTTTATGTGCGAGGATCTTTACACCTTGTATGAGGATGATATTTTCCTCGTAAGCAAAGATAAGGAAATTTTTGATAAAATAAAAAGTTTATTTATAAGCAATTAG
- the accD gene encoding acetyl-CoA carboxylase, carboxyltransferase subunit beta translates to MRFAEIFSKIRKTQSTPNEAPSHWVKCSACQSLMYYKEIEQRFNVCPKCGFHMRISAKQRIEQLCDEGSFVEFDTNLIPIDPLKFVDKKSYKKRIEEAQEKTGKNSSVVCGSCTIEGVNAQIVVFDFAFMGGSLGSVEGEKIVRAINRAMANKEGLIIVSASGGARMQESTFSLLQMSKTSASLAKLAEVKLPYISILTDPTMGGVSASFAFLGDIIMAEPGALVGFAGQRVIKQTIGADLPEGFQKAEFLLDHGLIDMIVTRTDMKKVVADLLKLLGENCKNDAFELRLKA, encoded by the coding sequence ATGCGATTTGCAGAAATTTTTTCTAAGATCCGAAAAACACAATCTACTCCAAATGAAGCTCCAAGCCACTGGGTTAAGTGCAGTGCGTGTCAATCTTTAATGTATTACAAAGAGATCGAACAACGTTTCAATGTCTGCCCTAAATGTGGTTTCCACATGCGGATTTCCGCAAAACAGCGCATTGAACAGCTCTGTGATGAGGGAAGTTTTGTTGAGTTTGATACCAACTTAATACCGATTGATCCCCTAAAATTTGTGGATAAAAAATCGTATAAAAAACGTATTGAAGAGGCACAAGAAAAAACAGGCAAAAACTCTTCAGTGGTCTGTGGTTCATGCACTATTGAGGGTGTGAATGCACAAATAGTCGTCTTTGACTTTGCCTTTATGGGTGGCAGTTTAGGCTCCGTTGAAGGTGAAAAAATTGTACGCGCAATCAATCGCGCTATGGCCAACAAAGAGGGTCTAATTATCGTAAGTGCTAGTGGTGGCGCTCGTATGCAAGAGAGTACATTCTCTTTACTTCAAATGTCTAAAACATCTGCATCGCTTGCCAAATTGGCTGAGGTTAAATTACCTTACATTTCGATTCTTACCGACCCAACAATGGGAGGGGTAAGTGCATCATTTGCCTTTTTGGGCGATATAATCATGGCAGAGCCTGGCGCACTTGTAGGATTTGCAGGTCAGAGGGTTATTAAGCAGACCATTGGAGCCGATTTACCAGAAGGGTTCCAAAAAGCGGAATTCTTGTTAGACCACGGTTTGATAGATATGATCGTAACACGTACTGACATGAAAAAGGTGGTGGCAGATTTGTTAAAGCTTTTAGGAGAGAATTGTAAAAATGATGCATTTGAGTTAAGACTCAAAGCATGA
- a CDS encoding 23S rRNA (pseudouridine(1915)-N(3))-methyltransferase RlmH has product MNIKVFTIEKSSDKALDAIASEYTKMISRFAKVEEIKIFNKQIASAQMIGEKEAKASYTKAYEPHLKGYNVALDVEGVELSSEQFSALFDQDVNVNFFIGGAFGFEEAFLGQTQKIISLSRLTYAHKIAKVVLFEQIYRGLCIKNNHPYHK; this is encoded by the coding sequence ATGAATATAAAGGTCTTTACGATCGAAAAAAGCAGCGATAAAGCACTGGATGCTATCGCTTCTGAATACACCAAAATGATCTCTCGCTTTGCAAAAGTTGAAGAGATCAAGATCTTTAATAAGCAGATTGCCTCAGCCCAAATGATAGGCGAGAAAGAGGCTAAAGCTTCCTACACGAAAGCATACGAACCTCATTTAAAAGGGTATAATGTAGCGTTAGACGTAGAGGGAGTAGAACTGAGTAGTGAGCAATTTAGCGCACTTTTTGACCAAGATGTGAATGTCAATTTTTTCATCGGTGGTGCTTTTGGGTTTGAAGAGGCTTTTTTAGGTCAAACTCAAAAGATTATAAGTTTAAGTAGATTAACATATGCGCACAAAATCGCGAAAGTGGTTTTATTTGAGCAGATTTATAGGGGATTGTGTATAAAAAACAACCATCCCTATCATAAATAG
- the dksA gene encoding RNA polymerase-binding protein DksA has translation MREHELKHFEDILKERRVQIKKNIEDSMREIEDLKDTDVGDEADHASVSTDRMIEQAISAQQMRELNEIEFAINKIRNGSYGICEMCEEDIGFQRLKVKPHARYCIVCREIIEKSAKNK, from the coding sequence ATGAGAGAACACGAGCTAAAGCATTTCGAGGACATTCTTAAAGAGAGAAGAGTCCAAATCAAAAAAAATATCGAAGACTCAATGAGAGAAATCGAAGATCTTAAAGATACAGATGTCGGTGACGAGGCAGATCATGCTTCGGTCAGTACAGATCGTATGATTGAACAAGCCATTAGTGCACAGCAGATGAGAGAACTCAACGAGATAGAGTTTGCAATCAATAAAATCAGAAATGGCAGTTATGGCATTTGTGAAATGTGTGAAGAAGACATTGGTTTTCAACGTCTCAAAGTTAAGCCACATGCACGTTACTGCATTGTGTGCCGTGAGATCATTGAAAAATCAGCAAAAAATAAGTAG
- a CDS encoding tRNA dihydrouridine synthase → MNHEIDFERGILALAPLAGFTDLPFRSVVKKFGADVTFSEMISANALRYRSEKTFKMLTKSPLETPYIVQIAGSDLDSIKEAVLVLNDIEGIDGIDLNCGCPVPKIISQEAGSSLLLNLPHMQKIIETIKKHSNKRYTSAKVRLGFTTKIPEEIAKACESAGVDFMSMHGRTRAGAYKAEVDYHAIARAREAVSIPLIANGDITSYEKALHVKEVTGCNSLMIGRGAVGNPWIFYQIKNELVHVEKTKILEIVLEHFDAMVDFYGEKGHSIFRKHLHTYSKGFREASEFRDKINRIEDDALMRETIATFFAQ, encoded by the coding sequence ATGAATCACGAGATAGACTTTGAGCGAGGCATTCTAGCCCTCGCTCCCCTTGCAGGCTTTACCGATCTTCCTTTTCGTTCCGTTGTTAAGAAATTTGGTGCGGATGTCACTTTCTCTGAGATGATCAGTGCAAACGCTTTGCGTTACCGCTCTGAGAAAACCTTTAAGATGCTTACCAAATCCCCACTAGAAACGCCTTACATCGTTCAAATTGCAGGATCAGACCTAGACTCCATCAAAGAGGCTGTTTTGGTTCTCAATGACATTGAGGGCATTGATGGGATCGATCTTAACTGTGGTTGTCCTGTGCCAAAAATTATTTCACAAGAAGCTGGCTCATCACTCTTGCTCAACCTTCCTCATATGCAAAAGATCATTGAGACAATTAAAAAGCATTCTAATAAACGCTACACCAGCGCAAAAGTGCGTCTAGGCTTTACGACAAAGATTCCTGAGGAGATCGCCAAAGCGTGTGAAAGTGCAGGGGTTGATTTTATGAGTATGCATGGCCGAACGCGTGCAGGGGCTTATAAAGCGGAAGTCGATTACCATGCGATTGCAAGAGCGCGTGAGGCTGTAAGCATTCCTTTGATCGCTAATGGTGACATCACAAGCTATGAAAAAGCGTTACATGTAAAAGAGGTAACAGGCTGTAATAGCTTGATGATAGGACGAGGAGCTGTGGGTAATCCGTGGATTTTTTATCAGATCAAAAATGAGCTAGTACACGTTGAAAAAACAAAAATTTTAGAAATTGTTTTAGAACACTTCGATGCTATGGTAGATTTTTATGGAGAAAAAGGACACTCCATTTTTCGTAAACATCTACACACGTACTCAAAAGGTTTTCGTGAAGCGTCTGAGTTTCGAGATAAAATAAACCGTATCGAAGATGATGCACTGATGCGTGAAACGATTGCTACTTTTTTTGCTCAATAA
- a CDS encoding AEC family transporter, producing MTIAISILSIYAFILLGFMAKRMLKEEMNEKGMILLSIYFLQPMLSFWGLSSRPIDFSLLQAPFWYLTISLICVLISSVIAFVFFKEDIKEKSIITICVIIGNTGNLGIPLGIALFGDASILYMSLINITNVFIVYTLGVFFYSRGNFSIKQSLFNIVKLPVIWFATLALLMNIFDIKLHPAMQKPLEMGAYCTMVIQLVIFGMYLYNIKLRSINYKLLLHVSLIKFCMTPLIAGVILYGLLDLEPMVATLVFIELIVPLAVTNVNLAALYECKPLDVTVLVFFTSLIFIPFFILISNLLHHLNIVSLP from the coding sequence ATGACCATCGCCATTTCCATCTTGTCCATTTACGCCTTTATTTTGCTTGGATTTATGGCAAAGAGGATGCTCAAAGAGGAGATGAACGAAAAAGGGATGATCCTTCTCTCCATCTATTTTTTACAACCTATGCTCTCTTTTTGGGGCCTTTCTAGCAGACCCATTGATTTCTCACTTCTGCAAGCACCTTTTTGGTATTTAACTATCTCTTTAATTTGTGTTCTTATAAGCTCAGTAATTGCATTTGTATTCTTTAAAGAGGACATCAAAGAAAAATCTATCATCACCATCTGTGTTATCATTGGCAATACAGGTAATCTTGGTATTCCTTTAGGCATTGCTCTTTTTGGCGATGCATCAATCTTATACATGAGCCTCATTAACATTACCAATGTTTTCATCGTTTATACTCTTGGCGTATTTTTCTACTCTAGGGGCAACTTTAGCATCAAACAGTCCCTCTTTAACATTGTAAAATTACCTGTGATCTGGTTTGCAACATTGGCACTTTTGATGAACATCTTTGATATTAAACTCCATCCTGCAATGCAAAAGCCTTTGGAAATGGGCGCATACTGTACAATGGTTATTCAACTTGTCATATTTGGCATGTATCTTTACAATATCAAACTTCGTAGCATCAACTACAAACTCCTTTTACATGTAAGCCTTATCAAATTTTGTATGACACCACTCATTGCAGGTGTTATCCTTTATGGCTTGTTAGATTTGGAACCTATGGTTGCAACCTTGGTCTTCATTGAGCTCATTGTCCCACTTGCTGTCACCAATGTGAATTTAGCGGCACTCTATGAGTGTAAACCACTTGATGTTACTGTCTTAGTCTTTTTCACATCCCTTATTTTTATACCCTTCTTTATTCTTATCAGCAATCTTTTACACCACCTTAATATCGTGAGTCTACCATGA
- the fliN gene encoding flagellar motor switch protein FliN, with protein MDAVDQEYVARKLLSGFENLLDISVDFVAELGTTNITIQKLLKLEKGSVIDLEKPAGESVELYINNKIFGKGEVMVYEKNLAIRINEILDSKTVIQYFKKENV; from the coding sequence TTGGACGCAGTCGATCAAGAATATGTCGCACGCAAACTTCTCTCAGGGTTTGAAAATCTGTTAGACATTAGTGTTGACTTTGTGGCAGAACTTGGCACGACCAATATCACGATACAAAAACTTCTCAAGCTTGAGAAAGGCTCTGTTATCGACCTTGAAAAACCTGCTGGTGAGAGCGTTGAACTCTACATCAACAATAAAATCTTTGGTAAAGGAGAAGTCATGGTCTATGAAAAAAACCTTGCTATCCGTATCAACGAGATTTTAGACTCCAAAACGGTCATCCAATACTTTAAAAAAGAGAACGTATGA